A genomic window from Terrisporobacter glycolicus ATCC 14880 = DSM 1288 includes:
- a CDS encoding YvrJ family protein, translating to MDNIQSIIANLGFPIAISLYLLVRIEGKLQGLTDSINELSNNIIKMNR from the coding sequence ATGGATAATATTCAATCTATTATTGCAAACCTGGGTTTTCCCATTGCAATTTCACTTTATTTGTTAGTGAGAATTGAAGGAAAGCTGCAAGGTTTGACAGATAGTATAAATGAGCTATCCAACAATATTATTAAGATGAATAGATAA
- a CDS encoding LTA synthase family protein has product MRFLGKLIICIIIIIIISIIAKGKLIFVKDKDKSRKRDYIVKTLLVLGFILGLVFVFFSTWYVEFFGKITPEQLLFNLKAPLKGTEFGMTEEILKSPVLNIVICTIPFLIFINWKYNVFLINKNNEKKTILNKKRVRIISILLSIVTLVGGASFGINKLQLQKIAKAYLSSSTYLADNYVNPRDVKMTFPNKKRNLIHIYLESVENSYLDKDLGGYMDVNLMPELTELYKEGLSFSNTDKFGGPHTTYASEWSVAAMINMDMGLPLKIPMGRNSYGKDGSFLPGAVGIGDILHAQGYNQTIMFGADADFGGLTTYFTSHGKFNIFDYKAAKKKGLIPKDYYVWWGFEDDKLYEYAKNEITRLSKEDKPFNFTMETADTHFPDGYLSEKAEKKHDSQYANVISYSTKETVDFVKWIQKQPFYENTTIVITGDHPSMDKKFFNDFDPNYERTIVNLILNAPVTTDNVKNRQFAPFDMFPTILSTLGVEIDGDRLGLGTNLYSNKKTIIEEHGIDTVNNGLGDNSDLFNDEFINDKKNSTFSNDLVTYK; this is encoded by the coding sequence ATGAGATTTTTAGGCAAATTAATAATATGTATAATAATTATCATAATAATAAGTATAATTGCAAAAGGAAAGCTTATCTTTGTAAAAGATAAGGATAAATCTAGGAAAAGAGATTACATAGTGAAAACCTTATTAGTATTAGGTTTTATATTAGGTCTTGTTTTTGTATTTTTCTCAACGTGGTATGTGGAATTTTTCGGTAAAATAACGCCAGAACAACTCCTATTTAATTTAAAAGCACCACTTAAAGGAACTGAATTTGGTATGACAGAGGAAATACTTAAATCACCAGTATTAAATATTGTTATTTGTACCATACCATTTTTAATTTTTATTAATTGGAAATATAATGTTTTCCTAATTAATAAAAATAATGAAAAGAAAACTATTTTAAATAAAAAAAGAGTGAGAATTATATCTATACTTTTATCAATTGTTACTTTGGTAGGTGGAGCAAGTTTTGGTATTAACAAATTGCAACTTCAAAAAATTGCCAAAGCTTATTTATCTTCATCCACATATCTAGCTGATAATTATGTGAACCCTAGGGATGTGAAAATGACTTTTCCAAATAAAAAGAGAAATTTAATTCATATTTATTTAGAATCAGTGGAAAATTCATATTTAGATAAAGATTTAGGCGGATATATGGATGTAAACTTAATGCCTGAACTAACGGAGCTTTACAAAGAAGGTTTATCATTCTCTAATACGGATAAGTTTGGTGGACCTCATACTACATATGCTTCTGAGTGGTCAGTGGCAGCCATGATAAATATGGATATGGGACTTCCATTAAAAATTCCTATGGGGCGTAACTCTTATGGAAAAGATGGCAGTTTCTTACCTGGAGCTGTTGGTATAGGAGATATTTTACATGCTCAAGGTTACAATCAAACAATAATGTTTGGAGCAGATGCAGATTTTGGAGGACTTACAACTTATTTTACAAGCCATGGCAAATTTAATATATTTGATTATAAAGCGGCAAAGAAAAAAGGCTTAATACCTAAAGATTATTATGTATGGTGGGGATTTGAAGATGACAAGCTTTATGAGTATGCAAAAAATGAAATAACTAGACTTTCTAAGGAAGACAAACCATTTAATTTTACAATGGAAACAGCGGATACTCATTTCCCAGATGGTTATTTATCAGAAAAAGCTGAGAAAAAACATGATTCTCAATATGCAAATGTTATTTCTTATTCTACAAAAGAAACAGTTGATTTTGTGAAATGGATTCAAAAACAGCCATTCTATGAAAATACTACAATAGTTATAACTGGTGACCATCCAAGTATGGACAAAAAATTCTTTAATGACTTTGATCCAAATTATGAAAGAACTATAGTTAATTTAATACTAAATGCTCCTGTAACTACTGATAATGTGAAGAATAGACAGTTTGCACCATTTGATATGTTCCCTACAATTCTTTCAACTTTGGGAGTGGAGATCGATGGAGATAGATTAGGTCTTGGAACTAATTTATACTCAAACAAGAAAACTATTATTGAAGAGCATGGTATTGATACTGTAAATAATGGATTGGGAGACAATAGTGATTTATTTAATGATGAATTTATCAATGATAAGAAGAACAGTACTTTTAGTAATGATTTAGTGACATATAAATAA
- the yedE gene encoding YedE family putative selenium transporter: MKEKRNIIIGGAIIGLLAVISVLLGNPKNMGICIACFIRDISGSLGLHRAEIVQYTRPEIMGMILGAFIIAVTKKEFASRGGSSPFIRFCLGFMIMIGALMFLGCPTRMVLRLAGGDFNAIFGIAGFAVGIVIGIVFLNRGFSLKRNYKQTKAEGYILPIINVVLFVMLITSSTLLIFSKEGPGSQHAPAFIALGIGLAVGIICQRTRLCMVGGIRDLILFKDSYLILGFLAMLVAAFVGNLVFGFFTPGFAEQPVAHNDGLWNFLGMVVVGWGSILLGGCPMRQLVLAGEGNIDSVVTILGLLVGGAFAHNFQLAASPKGPTPNGQIAVIICFVVLGLISYFSSEIGKAKVKEKGDVKVG, translated from the coding sequence ATGAAAGAAAAAAGAAATATTATTATCGGGGGAGCTATTATAGGTTTATTAGCTGTAATTTCTGTGCTTTTAGGTAATCCAAAGAATATGGGGATTTGTATAGCCTGTTTCATAAGGGATATATCAGGTTCCCTAGGACTTCATAGGGCAGAAATAGTGCAATATACTAGGCCAGAAATAATGGGGATGATACTGGGAGCATTTATAATAGCTGTTACTAAAAAAGAATTTGCATCTCGTGGAGGTTCTTCACCTTTTATTAGATTTTGCTTAGGATTTATGATAATGATTGGGGCACTAATGTTTTTAGGTTGTCCTACAAGAATGGTACTTAGATTAGCAGGTGGGGATTTTAATGCCATATTTGGTATAGCTGGGTTTGCTGTAGGTATAGTGATAGGAATAGTATTTTTAAATAGGGGATTCTCATTAAAAAGAAATTATAAACAAACTAAGGCGGAAGGATATATTCTTCCAATTATAAACGTAGTTCTATTCGTAATGTTAATTACATCTTCTACATTATTAATATTCTCAAAAGAAGGACCAGGTTCACAACATGCACCAGCTTTTATAGCTCTAGGTATAGGTCTTGCAGTTGGTATTATATGTCAAAGAACTAGACTTTGCATGGTTGGTGGAATAAGAGACTTAATATTATTTAAAGATTCATACTTAATACTTGGATTTTTAGCAATGTTGGTAGCAGCTTTTGTTGGAAATCTTGTATTTGGATTTTTTACACCAGGATTTGCTGAGCAACCAGTAGCTCACAATGATGGATTATGGAATTTCTTAGGTATGGTAGTTGTTGGATGGGGCTCAATTCTTCTAGGTGGTTGTCCTATGAGACAATTAGTACTAGCTGGAGAAGGAAATATTGATTCTGTTGTTACAATCCTTGGGCTATTAGTAGGCGGCGCATTTGCTCATAACTTCCAATTGGCAGCTTCTCCAAAAGGTCCAACTCCAAATGGACAAATAGCAGTTATAATCTGTTTTGTTGTTCTTGGCTTAATATCATACTTTAGTTCAGAAATAGGAAAAGCTAAAGTTAAAGAGAAGGGAGATGTTAAAGTTGGGTAA
- a CDS encoding DUF3343 domain-containing protein yields MKYFITFFTHSGAIKFSRLLNRKNISNETSPVPRKISSNCGIGVSFTYEDDVEALYIEDIERIYHVLSDKYSLYKDFDES; encoded by the coding sequence ATGAAATACTTTATTACATTTTTTACTCATTCTGGAGCAATTAAGTTTTCTAGATTGCTTAATAGAAAAAACATTTCAAACGAAACATCGCCAGTTCCTAGAAAAATAAGTTCCAATTGCGGTATAGGAGTAAGTTTTACATATGAAGATGATGTTGAAGCATTATATATAGAAGATATTGAAAGAATTTATCATGTGTTAAGTGATAAATATAGTCTGTATAAAGATTTTGATGAGTCTTAA
- a CDS encoding cation:proton antiporter — MESTVEAIATNNLILIFATIGITGIVLGRLSEILKIPDVILYLIAGIIVGPAVLNIISVQSFPVENNLILTFGSAFILFEGGKEINLKVLNKVKISVGMLATVGVIVSAVVVGVISGKVFGLPIVTALLLGSVVASTDPAALIPVFKQVTIKDKIKQTVVSESAFNDAVGAILVSTLLGVLTSGEFSVGASVKELLVSAGVGIGVGVVIGYLLTVFMSDKKIGVFHSYAPIMALLKVALAYEIAIKLGGSGYMAVFIAGLISGNRKLFGLWIPEYDFQSVQHFSESVSTMCRMAIFVVLGTQVDLGALATYWAPSLLMALVLMFVARPLVVLICTAFDKSANWTFKDRLFMMWVRETGVIPAALSGIIVSMKIPGYEIISSVVFMTILVTLIVQASTTKMVAKKLGVLEESEETEKISQVA, encoded by the coding sequence ATGGAAAGTACAGTAGAAGCAATTGCAACTAATAATTTAATTTTAATATTTGCAACAATAGGTATTACAGGAATAGTGCTTGGAAGGTTAAGTGAAATATTAAAAATTCCAGATGTAATACTTTATTTAATAGCAGGAATAATAGTAGGACCAGCAGTTTTAAACATAATAAGTGTACAATCTTTTCCAGTGGAAAATAACCTTATATTAACATTTGGATCAGCATTCATATTGTTTGAAGGTGGAAAAGAAATAAATTTAAAAGTACTAAATAAGGTTAAGATAAGTGTAGGTATGTTAGCAACAGTAGGGGTTATAGTATCAGCTGTTGTAGTAGGTGTAATATCAGGAAAAGTTTTTGGACTTCCAATAGTAACAGCGTTACTTTTAGGATCAGTAGTAGCATCAACTGACCCAGCGGCTCTTATACCAGTTTTTAAACAAGTTACTATAAAAGATAAAATAAAACAAACAGTAGTGAGTGAGTCAGCGTTTAATGATGCAGTGGGAGCTATATTAGTTTCTACATTATTAGGAGTATTAACTAGTGGTGAATTTTCTGTTGGTGCTAGTGTAAAAGAATTACTTGTATCAGCAGGTGTAGGTATTGGTGTAGGTGTAGTAATAGGATACTTATTAACAGTATTTATGTCAGACAAAAAAATAGGAGTATTCCACTCTTATGCACCAATAATGGCTTTACTAAAAGTTGCCCTAGCTTATGAAATAGCAATTAAGCTTGGTGGTAGTGGATATATGGCAGTGTTTATAGCAGGTTTAATTTCTGGAAACAGAAAATTATTTGGACTATGGATACCAGAATACGACTTCCAATCAGTACAACATTTTTCAGAAAGTGTAAGTACAATGTGTCGTATGGCAATATTTGTAGTACTTGGAACACAAGTAGACCTAGGAGCTCTTGCAACATACTGGGCACCATCATTATTAATGGCTTTAGTATTAATGTTTGTAGCAAGACCACTTGTAGTTTTAATATGTACAGCTTTTGACAAAAGTGCAAACTGGACTTTTAAAGATAGATTATTTATGATGTGGGTTAGGGAAACAGGAGTTATACCAGCGGCCCTATCAGGAATAATAGTTTCTATGAAAATTCCAGGATACGAAATAATATCATCAGTAGTGTTTATGACAATACTTGTTACTTTAATAGTACAAGCTAGTACTACTAAAATGGTTGCAAAAAAACTTGGTGTTTTAGAAGAAAGTGAAGAAACGGAAAAAATATCTCAAGTTGCATAG
- a CDS encoding RNA polymerase sigma factor, whose protein sequence is MENLIKKAKKGDEEAFFNLMEINKISLYKAGRAILNNDEDVADAIQETVIAAYRNIKSLKNDSYFKTWLTKILINKCKDIISKNKETVILDDYVEEGYVQEFLSKIEIEDMLNDLSKEQKLVVSLYYISQFNTREISEILKEPEGTIKSRISRAKIKLRQSFAMR, encoded by the coding sequence ATGGAAAATTTGATCAAAAAGGCCAAAAAAGGAGATGAAGAAGCCTTCTTTAATCTTATGGAAATAAATAAAATCTCATTGTATAAGGCAGGAAGAGCTATATTAAATAATGATGAAGATGTAGCAGATGCCATACAAGAAACAGTAATAGCAGCTTATAGAAATATAAAGTCTCTTAAGAATGATTCATATTTTAAAACATGGTTAACTAAAATATTAATCAATAAATGCAAGGATATAATCTCTAAAAATAAAGAAACAGTAATATTAGATGATTATGTAGAAGAAGGATATGTACAAGAGTTTTTAAGTAAAATTGAAATAGAAGATATGCTAAATGATTTATCAAAAGAACAAAAGTTAGTTGTGTCTCTTTATTATATATCGCAGTTTAATACTAGGGAAATAAGCGAAATATTAAAAGAGCCAGAGGGTACTATAAAGTCCAGAATATCAAGGGCTAAAATAAAACTAAGACAAAGCTTTGCTATGAGATAA
- a CDS encoding DUF1659 domain-containing protein, protein MAVVSTPNASSVKVKFDHGTDLNGDRIVKTKTFSSIKSGASNENIMAVVNALVDMQQHTLSGTNRVDNSSLSE, encoded by the coding sequence ATGGCAGTAGTTTCAACACCCAATGCTTCATCTGTAAAGGTTAAATTTGATCATGGTACAGATTTAAATGGAGACAGAATAGTAAAAACTAAGACTTTTTCAAGTATAAAATCAGGTGCTTCAAATGAAAACATTATGGCTGTAGTTAATGCCTTAGTAGATATGCAACAGCATACTTTAAGTGGCACAAACAGAGTGGACAACTCTTCTTTATCAGAGTAG
- a CDS encoding aldehyde dehydrogenase, with protein MSKYENILESQRNYLSHLGTIDVDKRIDNLKRLKKVIKKYEDEIIDALNKDLGKHIFEAYSNEVGFVYGSIDFAIKNLKKWMKVKKVKNDAAQLPGKSYIYKSHYGAVLIIGPYNYPFQLTIEPLIGAIAGGNTVILKPSEYATATEAIIEKIIKETFNEEYIAVVTGDYKVNSYLLDLEFDYIFFTGSVNVGKIVMEKASKHLTPVTLELGGKSPVIVDNTADLKISAKRILWGKLTNAGQTCVAPDYLLAHEHIYEELIEELKNTITEFYGNDIINNKEFGRIINDKHMNRLNNILENDKEKIVVGGDVNFEQRYISPTIIRDVTLEDSVMQDEIFGPILPVIKYKNLEDLKYYISKHKNPLALYVFSENDDFSEDIIRRFTFGGGCVNDTISHVASAHLPFGGVGTSGIGNYHGKASFDTFTHAKSIVKKSTKLDLKLVFPPYKEKVNLIKKIMK; from the coding sequence ATGAGTAAATATGAAAATATATTAGAAAGTCAAAGAAACTATTTATCTCATCTTGGAACAATAGATGTGGATAAAAGAATTGATAATTTAAAAAGATTAAAAAAAGTAATAAAAAAATACGAAGACGAAATAATTGATGCGCTAAATAAAGATTTGGGAAAACATATTTTTGAAGCTTATTCCAATGAGGTAGGATTTGTTTATGGAAGTATAGACTTTGCCATAAAAAACTTGAAAAAATGGATGAAGGTTAAAAAGGTAAAAAATGATGCAGCTCAACTTCCTGGCAAATCATATATTTATAAGTCTCACTATGGAGCCGTATTAATAATAGGACCATATAACTATCCATTCCAATTGACTATAGAACCATTAATTGGTGCTATAGCAGGAGGAAACACAGTGATTTTAAAACCATCTGAATATGCAACTGCTACTGAAGCTATAATAGAAAAAATAATAAAAGAAACTTTTAATGAAGAATATATTGCAGTTGTTACTGGGGACTATAAAGTAAATAGTTATCTTTTAGATTTAGAGTTTGACTACATATTCTTTACTGGTAGTGTAAATGTTGGCAAAATAGTAATGGAGAAAGCCAGTAAGCACTTAACACCAGTAACATTAGAACTTGGAGGAAAATCTCCTGTAATAGTTGATAATACTGCTGATTTAAAAATAAGTGCAAAACGAATACTTTGGGGTAAATTAACAAATGCAGGCCAAACTTGTGTGGCGCCTGATTATCTATTGGCTCACGAACATATATATGAAGAACTTATAGAAGAACTGAAAAACACTATAACTGAATTTTATGGTAATGATATTATAAATAATAAAGAGTTCGGTAGAATAATAAACGATAAACATATGAATAGACTAAATAACATACTTGAAAATGACAAAGAAAAAATAGTAGTTGGTGGAGATGTGAATTTTGAACAAAGATATATTTCACCAACAATTATTAGAGATGTAACTTTGGAAGATAGTGTTATGCAAGACGAAATTTTTGGACCTATACTTCCAGTAATAAAGTATAAAAATTTAGAAGACTTAAAATATTATATTTCTAAACATAAAAATCCATTGGCATTATACGTCTTTTCAGAAAATGACGATTTTAGTGAAGACATAATAAGAAGATTTACTTTTGGAGGAGGCTGCGTTAACGATACCATAAGCCATGTGGCATCAGCTCATCTACCTTTTGGTGGAGTTGGAACTTCTGGCATAGGAAACTATCATGGAAAGGCCAGCTTTGATACTTTTACACATGCTAAATCAATAGTTAAAAAAAGTACTAAATTAGATCTTAAGTTGGTATTTCCGCCATACAAGGAAAAGGTAAACCTAATTAAAAAGATAATGAAGTAA
- a CDS encoding DEAD/DEAH box helicase yields MKKFNQLVINEKLIKGLVKQNITEPTKVQSLTIEKIRENKDLLVNSETGSGKTLAYLLPMFEKIDITMRETQVLVLAPTHELVMQIANQSKLLAENSNMDVTTFAIIGEVNIQKQIKNIKAMKPHIVVGTAGRLLDLIQQKKLRVHDVKTIILDEVDSLVSGKGEGIVEKIIKTTLRDRQLLGFTASLDEKSESFCDYMMKDMEIIKANDQSAINPKINHMYIYGDRREKFTILRKALSSAKAKRAIVFVNDEDSIEVINEKLNYHKYKAVCISGKMSKEDRKNAMTSFRNGKATILVSSDLSARGLDIPDVSHIFNLDFPPSKNEYLHRCGRSARGDKKGTAISIVTNQNLGTIRDYKRQFKINMNAVEIKEGKFVDVDFTKLKKEAKAKRENKDRK; encoded by the coding sequence ATGAAAAAATTTAATCAATTGGTAATAAATGAAAAACTTATAAAAGGACTAGTAAAGCAAAATATAACAGAGCCAACAAAGGTTCAGTCATTAACAATAGAAAAAATAAGAGAAAATAAAGACTTACTAGTAAATAGTGAAACTGGAAGTGGAAAAACCCTAGCTTACTTACTTCCAATGTTTGAAAAAATAGACATAACAATGAGAGAGACACAAGTTTTAGTACTTGCACCTACTCATGAATTAGTAATGCAAATAGCTAACCAATCTAAGTTATTAGCAGAAAACTCTAATATGGATGTAACTACTTTTGCTATAATAGGAGAAGTTAACATCCAAAAACAAATTAAAAACATAAAAGCAATGAAGCCTCATATAGTAGTAGGAACTGCTGGTAGACTTCTTGATTTAATTCAACAAAAAAAACTTAGAGTACACGATGTAAAGACTATAATACTAGACGAAGTTGATAGTTTAGTAAGTGGTAAAGGAGAAGGAATTGTTGAAAAAATAATAAAAACTACTTTAAGAGATAGACAACTTTTAGGATTTACAGCTAGTTTAGACGAAAAGTCTGAGAGTTTCTGCGATTATATGATGAAGGATATGGAAATTATAAAAGCTAATGATCAGTCAGCTATAAATCCAAAAATAAACCATATGTACATATATGGTGATAGAAGAGAAAAGTTCACAATTCTTAGAAAGGCATTATCTAGTGCTAAGGCTAAGAGAGCAATAGTTTTCGTAAATGACGAAGATAGTATAGAAGTTATTAACGAAAAATTAAACTACCATAAATACAAAGCTGTATGTATATCAGGTAAAATGAGTAAAGAAGATAGAAAAAATGCAATGACTTCTTTTAGAAATGGAAAAGCAACTATTTTGGTTTCTTCTGATTTATCTGCTAGAGGACTAGATATACCTGATGTTAGTCATATATTCAACTTAGATTTTCCACCTAGCAAAAACGAATATCTACACAGATGTGGTAGAAGTGCTAGAGGAGATAAAAAAGGTACTGCCATATCAATAGTTACTAATCAAAATTTAGGAACAATTAGAGATTACAAAAGACAGTTTAAAATAAATATGAATGCAGTAGAAATAAAAGAAGGTAAATTTGTAGATGTGGACTTTACAAAATTAAAAAAGGAAGCAAAAGCAAAAAGAGAAAATAAAGATAGAAAATAA
- a CDS encoding aminotransferase class V-fold PLP-dependent enzyme yields the protein MRKIYCDNGATSYPKAPLVGDSIINYINNIGCNVNRGAYSSSYEAENIVYETRELLCELFDFDKPENAIFTANITASLNMVLKGLLSHGDNVIVSSMEHNAVMRPLSSLSKKGVTITKIPCNSLGEINIKDIQSSITEKTKALVMTHGSNVCGTLLPINEIGQICKDNNIIFIVDSAQTAGIVDISMKKNNIDILCFTGHKGLLGPQGIGGFLIRDEIVPLVDSLIEGGTGSFSEEEVQPTYMPDKYESGTANIPGIYGLNASLKYLKEVGIKNIYEKEMYLTKRFIDGILSIDESLLIGKKDIENRTAVVSIDFKDLDNGIVCHQLDKTYNIQTRSGLHCAPSAHKTLGTFPNGTVRFSFGHFNTVEDMDYVLESLRNIINNKTEM from the coding sequence ATGAGAAAAATTTATTGTGATAATGGAGCTACATCTTATCCAAAAGCACCTTTAGTTGGTGATTCTATAATTAATTATATAAATAATATTGGTTGTAACGTAAATCGAGGGGCCTATTCATCTTCTTATGAGGCAGAAAACATAGTCTATGAAACTCGAGAATTATTATGTGAGTTATTTGATTTTGATAAACCTGAAAATGCAATATTTACTGCTAATATTACAGCTAGTTTAAATATGGTACTAAAAGGACTTCTTTCCCATGGGGATAACGTTATAGTATCCTCTATGGAACACAATGCTGTTATGAGACCTTTAAGCTCCCTAAGCAAAAAAGGTGTTACAATTACTAAAATACCTTGCAATTCATTAGGTGAAATAAACATAAAGGATATTCAATCATCCATAACCGAAAAAACAAAGGCATTAGTTATGACTCATGGATCTAATGTTTGCGGAACGTTACTTCCTATAAATGAGATTGGTCAAATTTGTAAAGATAATAATATAATCTTTATTGTGGACAGTGCTCAAACTGCTGGAATAGTAGATATAAGCATGAAAAAAAATAATATTGATATACTATGCTTTACTGGTCATAAAGGCCTTCTTGGTCCACAGGGAATAGGTGGCTTTTTAATTAGAGATGAGATTGTGCCTTTAGTAGATTCTCTTATTGAAGGAGGGACTGGAAGTTTTTCAGAAGAAGAAGTTCAGCCTACATACATGCCAGATAAATACGAAAGTGGAACTGCCAATATTCCTGGAATATATGGCCTAAACGCATCTTTAAAATACTTAAAAGAAGTAGGAATTAAAAATATATATGAAAAAGAAATGTATTTAACAAAAAGATTTATAGATGGCATTTTATCTATAGATGAAAGCTTATTAATAGGTAAAAAAGATATAGAAAATAGAACTGCTGTAGTTAGTATTGATTTTAAAGATTTAGACAACGGCATAGTCTGTCATCAGTTGGACAAGACTTATAATATTCAAACAAGAAGTGGTCTTCACTGTGCTCCATCTGCTCACAAAACTTTGGGTACTTTTCCAAATGGAACTGTAAGATTTAGTTTTGGACATTTTAATACAGTGGAAGATATGGACTATGTACTAGAATCATTAAGAAATATAATTAACAATAAAACTGAAATGTAA
- a CDS encoding DUF4179 domain-containing protein, producing MNKNNKFLDDNSIPNCVNTKIDEARNLIRKENIKKKRIKNACLSVAATVVIFLGVTILNPALADKVPFLGNIINTLKKDKDLSEKEPFIKNINSKNGSALNEKVINKDIGITVQEAYCDGSNIYISYLLESENRQLDDMDRIRLNDAENDGDVMASFSNEKLQVDNTVSKKIDKNTYAIIQCIDLMPLVKKGVDVTPRFNLSINISKLRGYTSKEGDKIVKGNWSYNIAVKKDDSKNIAYEPNLENNKFKLNKILLTPNTTEIEMDVPRDAPHPYILAYDDKGKFLDNLTFSYYLESDLGTIEYDKFEPISKDSKYILIQVIDKSKQEKDVISEFKVPLK from the coding sequence ATGAACAAAAACAATAAATTTTTAGATGATAATTCAATCCCAAATTGTGTAAATACAAAAATAGATGAAGCAAGAAATTTAATTAGAAAAGAAAATATAAAGAAAAAAAGGATTAAAAATGCATGTTTATCAGTAGCAGCTACTGTTGTTATATTTTTAGGAGTGACTATTTTAAATCCAGCATTAGCAGATAAGGTGCCTTTTTTAGGAAATATAATAAATACTTTGAAAAAAGACAAAGATTTATCAGAGAAAGAACCATTTATCAAGAATATTAATAGCAAAAATGGAAGTGCATTGAATGAAAAAGTTATAAACAAAGATATAGGAATTACAGTACAAGAGGCTTACTGTGACGGAAGTAACATATATATAAGCTATTTATTAGAATCGGAAAATAGGCAATTAGATGATATGGATCGTATCCGTTTAAATGATGCTGAAAATGATGGGGATGTAATGGCTAGTTTTAGTAATGAAAAATTACAAGTTGATAATACTGTAAGCAAAAAAATAGATAAAAACACATATGCAATAATTCAGTGTATCGATTTAATGCCCCTTGTAAAAAAAGGTGTTGATGTAACACCAAGATTTAATTTAAGTATTAACATATCAAAACTCAGAGGATATACATCTAAGGAAGGAGATAAGATTGTAAAAGGTAATTGGAGTTATAACATAGCTGTTAAAAAGGATGATAGTAAAAATATAGCTTATGAACCAAATTTAGAAAATAATAAATTTAAATTAAATAAGATACTTTTAACACCAAATACTACAGAGATAGAGATGGATGTTCCACGTGATGCTCCCCATCCATATATATTGGCTTATGATGATAAAGGTAAATTTTTAGACAATCTTACTTTTAGCTATTATTTAGAAAGTGATTTAGGAACGATAGAATATGATAAGTTTGAGCCTATTTCAAAAGACTCAAAATATATTTTGATACAAGTTATAGATAAGAGCAAACAGGAGAAAGATGTAATTAGTGAGTTTAAAGTTCCATTAAAATAA
- a CDS encoding DUF2922 domain-containing protein — protein MDEKKLVMTFKNALGNSFSVTVEDPREDLGEQEIIDTMNLVKDKNIFQPKGYDITTCVSAKVVDSKTTEYDLEV, from the coding sequence ATGGATGAAAAAAAACTTGTAATGACTTTTAAAAATGCTTTAGGAAATAGCTTTTCTGTCACTGTTGAAGATCCAAGGGAAGACCTTGGAGAACAGGAAATAATAGATACTATGAACTTAGTAAAAGATAAAAATATCTTCCAGCCCAAGGGATATGACATAACAACTTGTGTATCTGCTAAAGTGGTTGATTCTAAAACTACTGAGTACGATTTAGAAGTGTAG
- a CDS encoding sulfurtransferase TusA family protein, translated as MLKLGKKVDARGYSCPQPVLIAKKALEENSSGVEVLVDNNTACMNVKRYMENAGYNVSIEKFEDDDFIVTGTK; from the coding sequence ATGTTAAAGTTGGGTAAAAAAGTAGATGCAAGAGGATATTCTTGTCCTCAACCAGTTCTTATAGCAAAAAAAGCATTGGAAGAAAACAGTTCAGGTGTAGAAGTATTAGTTGATAATAATACAGCTTGTATGAATGTGAAAAGATATATGGAAAACGCTGGCTACAATGTAAGCATAGAAAAATTCGAAGATGATGACTTTATAGTAACGGGTACAAAATAA